The Anopheles maculipalpis chromosome 3RL, idAnoMacuDA_375_x, whole genome shotgun sequence genomic sequence TTCCTCGCTAACCTTCTCTCCATCACCCTTATCCGTATCGTCGGTTTTAGCCGTTTCGACAGCGGCTTCGGTCGGTTTTGGATTATTCCTAATAATAACATTAACCGGCAGTACATTATCTTCCAAATCGAAAGAAGGATCGTTCATCTGGGACGCGGTGATTGTAGCAGTGGCAGACACGTGTTCGATTACCGTGACAGTCGGTTCCTGTTTCATGTCCTGATTACCAGCTGGCTTGCTGCTCTCCGTTTCCTGATCTTCCAGCTTAGCCATAGCAGCCCGGGACGAGCGTGTATTACGGACCCGTGCAACCGGTGTTACAGGTTCCGTTTTGATAATCTTACGTTTATTTTCGGTCTTTACAGGCGTTTTTATGTCCACCTCGGAACTGGATGCGTTCGCATCCATATTTACACCCTTCTTATCCTCTAGCGTTTCAACGCTGCTGCTGGAAGCTTtctcaacaccaccaccacctaccACCGCCGTATTGGTCACTTCCATGGCACTGGTTTCGCATTCGCCCTCCGATTCGGATTCATACTTGCGCTTGTTAAATGAACGCTGTGCCGGTAGCTCCATGTGCAGCGGACAGGTCACATTCTCGAACAATCCGGCCAACGGTTCCTGACAAACGACACCACTCTTCTCGATGCCACACGCCCGGAACAGCACCTGCTTCTTGTCCTCGAGGATGTGTTTTCGGCAGTGTTTGCAGCATGGCAGCGTCCGCTCACCACACTTTACGCCACCCTCCGTGTACGAACACTTGGGCAGTGATGGAGGTTTCTGCTGTAAGCCTTCCGTTGCTTTGGCGCGCTTTTCCAAATATTTACGCTGGAGGATCGCTTCCACACCGTGCTTACGGTGGTATCGATTTAAACCCTTCAGCTTTTGGTACAGCAATCGTTCGCGAGGCGTTTGCTTGACCTGATCGAAGATACTACAGTGAACGTCACGTTCCGCACGAACATCCTTCAGATAGGTCCGACGCCGTTCGCGGAGCACGTGCTGCAGACGATGAATCTGTTCGATGTACAGCGTCTGCAAACGGTACAACTTCTCCTTCGTAATGCGCGTCACCTCTTCGGCGGTATAGATTCCGGCGTGCTTCAGCGGATCATCACCCTGCGAATCGACACTTTCATTGTCGGAATTGTCCATCTCGTGTGCTTTCCAGGAGGATCCGTACGTTGGATGAAGCATCAGCTCATCGTCATCGCTCGAATCGGAAGCATAATCCAGTACGGTGCGACCAGTATCGTTAATCGCAGTAACATCGACATCGActggaagtaaaaaaaaaaagcaaattacgTTAGTGCGATCGTAGTAGGCGCATGACTCAAGCGTAATGTCAATAGAGGGAAGGTTTTGCGATTCACCCAATCCTAGGCCATCGGCTACCGAAATAGCCAAACcgattttttcttcgattccGGTTACTCGGAGATCCCGATTGCCTGAAATATGAAGTTTATCTGTTTGCTCGTGACAGGGTTATAATATTTACAAGGTTCGTTGACGTCTCTGTTTCGGCGATATGCGAAAGGTTGAACTGGCTTCTTTGCtcgaaataaacaaacaaacggtcCATTGTACTAAATATCGTTCAAGACGGTGCAGAGACGTCTGTCGCAAATAGATCAGGCGATTGATAAAACTAGTTAAAAATGGGACCACATTCATCCCGGAATTGTGGCAGCGATAATTTAATGCAATGCACTCGTACAAGCCTTGTGGACGTCTGTATTTACTCTACGTAAATACTAATTGCTACACACTGGTAAACCATCTTGTGGCCAGTATAAAAAGCCGTCAGCAACTTCCGATTAACTCGGAGAACATAGCAAGAAAATGAAGGGACTTGTACTACTAACGCTGCTTGTTGCAGGCACGGCCTTACTGGCCGAAGGACAGAACATCAACGTGGTGATAACGGGCAACGCCGACGGTACCATTACACTCGCCACTGCTGACGGTTCGCAGAGCGTCACCATATCTGCCAACAACCCGAACCTGCTAACCCAGCTGACTACCATTTTAAACACGATCATTGCTAACGCCTCTACGACGACTACTGCGGCACCGGCTACGACTGCAACTGCACCGGTCACTGCTGCCACCACTGCAGCAACTACGGCCGCCACAACGGTTGCAACTACAGCCGCTGCAACAACGGCTGCTACGACGGTCGCTACAACGGCCGCTACAACCACGACGACGGTGGCAACCACGACAACTACTACGGCCGCACCAGTTACTGGATCTTGCGGACGAGGAGGTGGCTTCCAAACAGGTTTAGGATTTGGTATCGGAGCAGGACTTGGCATCGGTGGATTACGTCTGGGAGGTGGATTATTTGGAGGAGTACGACCAGCCATCGGTACCGGCGGTATCGGAGGCTTCCAACCTGCGGGAGGAATCATCCCTGGAGCAATCAATCTGGTAGGACGTGGCCTTAGCGCCGGCATCAATACGGTCGGTAATGTTCTGTCGGCAAAGACTAACTTCGAGGGACGTACGATCTACAACGGTGGTACCGCTGGTGGTAATTTGGCTCAGACAGCTGGCAGTTTGATTGGAAATGCTGCAGCAGGTTTGGGCAGTGCCGTCGGTTCTATCCTCGGTGGTGTACCACGCGTTGGAGCTTCTGGATCCCTAAATGCTGGCGCAGGACTTGCCGTCAATGGCGGTTTCCAACGACCAATTATCTACGGTTAGTTTCTTCCAGTGGCTTACGAAATCGCTGTGACACACCAATCAAAATCTGAAATATACAAACATCTGTCTGCAATGTAAAGTGTCCGGGCTCTTACCGAAAGGATCGACCGATGGTGTTACGACGTCCACATccgtatcatcatcatcttcgtgCACGGTTATCTTTAGCGGTGTGCTACTGCCCATGTAATGCTGCTTAACTTTGTCCACCTTCACGTGGTGTGCCAAACCGTGCAGCAACGTTTCCGTTGTTTCCACCGGTACCAGCTTTCCGATGGTGGATTTCGTCTTTTTCAGCTGTGTTTGGCGGCTGTGCTCGAAGCAATAGTTGGAACCATAGTCTTTCTTTACGTCGTACATTGGGGACGGTTCCAGACAACGGCGACCGTTCGGGAATTCATATTCACACTGTTTGTACGGTGCATTCGGATCCTGTAGGATGTGCCGGAAGCAGTACACGTACGAATCCACCCGTGGCAGCGTACATTCGTACTGTGTGTTTGCACAGACTTTGGCTTTCTGTTCAATTTCTAGCTGAATTTGGGTGCGGAGTGCTTGTGCTTGATCGAACCCTTGACTTGAGCTGCTGCTCGGCCCAGCGCGGTGAGCTGTACGCCCTGCTTGCTGATATGTTGGACCCATTGTCCTGGGAAACGGAGAGAAAAGCAATATATTAACGAATATTTGATACAAGCTTGGATTAAAATCGTTTACCTTTGCTAAATGCACTTGGAAATGCTTCGAGAAGGGTGTTTTCACCAAGCAGCTTCGAAAACACGCAATACGAGCGAAAGCGACGCTTTgctttggaaaaaatgggatgtGACAGTTCATCACTATTTCTGATAATACCAGGCTGGTTCATTACAGTGAGAAGACGCCATTTTGGTTTCTGCGTGAGGTACAAACTGTAGTGCGAGATGTTGTTTTTAAACAATAGTTGATGAAATGGAGATTTTTCCAAGGTTTCCGTACAAATGGAAATATTTTCCCATGTGAAGTATACGCGGAAATTCGCTATACGCCATTACACTCGGTTCCGATTGATAGCGTATATAGGGGAGGTACTGTATTCGGAATGACGAAAAGAttatgaaaaagaaagcaatatTCACAATATCGTTGACTCTGTCATTCGGTTTCTTTCGCCATACTGAGGACAGGTAATGTTCATCTCACATGCCCATGAACCTTTGATTCTGGTGTTATTGTGTATCGTTCTTCGGCATCCGAACATCTCGCAGTTATGGTCCACAAGTGTTGTGCTCCAGGTCTAAGGCGGATAGTGAATCAACTCTTTCCGGTGATAAAGGGATGGAATAAAGGCGCAGCAGTGCAAGTGCAAAGAGTGATAAAGTGCATtgattgaataaaaatgttgGGTTCTAAATACGAACAATAAATACGTCTTTTATTTTCGTCTTTTGAGCCCGCTAGTTAGACAGAACCGATAGTGAGAAATAAAACTCACCCGTGAGAGTGAGAATAAATTTGGAACCATATAGTGGCTAATGTGCATGCTTCGTCGGTGAATGAATGATGCACATTCATCTCACTTTTGGGTATTTTGGTTACCTGCAAGCATTCTGCCGAAACAAACCCCAGCTCATTAAATTCcacatcagaaaaaaaatttgaacataTTTGTTTGCAACTGTCATTGTTTATTTACCTCGCTGTCCATTCCGAACTGTCAAACCATACCGCATGATCCAGCCCGCACGCTCTATTGACCTTGGTTGTGAGGTCGGCCATTACGGAGTGAAAAACATATTTGTGGAGTGCATTTTTCTACACCAAAATAATACCATCCAACTCACATACCAGCAGCTGAATTCGGTTGCCTTGCCTTCCTGAACGTGCTAGCCACCGTTTCGGATAGTTTTTCAGTGAAGCAACGGCGGCCCAGCGCGTGCACGACACGATTTTCACAACCGGGCTCAAAGCAGAAGCCAAAGCCAGGCCCGTGAAGGGAGAGCGAATCACCCCGAACATAAAgagacaagcaaaaaaaaaaacggcacgaCACGACGTAAGAAGGCCCTCACTCTCGCACTCAGTCCCAACTGTACCGTTTTCCCCTCTCCCGTGATTCACACGCTTGCTAGTTGTTCGCTTTGCGGTCGAATGGCGTCTTGGGAAATTGGTGTGACGACAGAGGCTGCAaatgaaatgatgaaataattgTCCTAACTCATACACACTAAATGTACTGCTTGAGCGCTTGTCCCGGGTTTGCTGGAATTGACCGCGTGTGCGCAGTGGTGGCGACGGCAGCGGTGGCAGTAGCAGAGGTGGCAGTCTGCTTGCCTCGATGGCAGGAATAGCTGGCATGTCCACTGTTAGGGAGCTAGATTTCCTTTCCGCCCACTAGGTCGAGTACGGAGTCACGCAGGGTAACAAACATCTGTGacgttgcaaaacaaaaatcacactACCAACAATTGATCGCCATATTTTCGCTCTAGCGAAggcgtgtgtgcgcgtgtgtgcgtgaagaCGGTGCGGGCTTGTGTTTAACGGTAACACGTCCGATCTAGTGTGAGTACGGTCGATAAACAAGGGGGTGCAAGCGAAGGTtggtgcgagtgtgtgtgttgtgtttggaaGAGtggatgggtgtgtgtgtgtgtgcgtgcgtgaatACTACGGATCATCACGCACACAGCGACAAACGGCTTGTTCGCAACGCATCATCTGCTGAAAACGAGTGAAACAAGAAAGGTGGTGATACTAGTAGGCGGCTTCTATGTTTATTTCTACAAAACGTCACAAACCCACTGCTGATGGATAAAGTCAGCATTATAAACAACAATCTCAGTACCATTGTACCGGCGCATGAGGCTGTGGATATAACGGGAAGAGAAGAGTCCGCGCTAACTCCGGTGAATACAATCAACCTAGCCAGGGTCAGGGATGAATAAAGCCTTGGACAGTTTCCGAACACGCAGCAGAACGTAAGACACGTGTCACAAACCTGCTCGAGGACGCACTCGTGCTGACGTTCCGGTACGTTCCGCGTGGTTTTGGTATCGTGTCAAGCAACACGCTGGTTCCATCAGCCATCGGCGTGAAGGAAAGGTGACCGATCTCATTTCCAAACCATCAAACTCCCCCGTGATAACGATCGATGGCTTCTGGTGGTAGCGGAAGCGGAACAACGAGCAAGAACGATGACTCGAAATGGTACTTTACGGCCGAGCAGCTGGCGAGCTCGCCGAGCCGCAAGTGCGGGATGGACGCGGATCAAGAGCTTATGTACAGACAGCGTGCTGCAAACCTGATACAGGACATGGGTCAGCGGTTACAAGTGTAAGCATCCGGTTTCAAGCTCTTTTAATTACGCTCGCTGCAATGACTACTTGATAAGTTGTAGATTTTTGTCGCAGGAACGTTAGTATAGGAACCAACGGTGTATTCAGcagcttttttgttcttccacaGATCACAACTATGCATCAACACGGCCATCGTTTACATGCATCGGTTTTATGCATTTCACTCGTTCACTCAATTCCATCGCAACAGCATAGCTGCTGCCGCACTATTCCTAGCAGCAAAAGTAAGTATCATTTGTTATTCTTCCGGAAGTGTTTCGGGATAGCGATTAAATGTCATGCCGTAATCCTGACGCAGGTCGAAGAACAACCACGCAAGCTGGAGCACATCATCAAGGTGGTACACATATGTCTCGGACTGGATGCACCGGATCCGATGCGCGAAAACTATGCCGAACAGGCGCAGGATTTAGTGTTCAACGAGAACGTGTTGCTACAAACGCTCGGCTTTGATGTGGCCATTGACCATCCACATACGCACGTAGTGAAAACCTGCCACCTGGTGAAAGGTAAATGATATTTTCCGAATCACCTGCTAACTTACCTTCTTTATCTAACGGGAATTAATggtaacaaataataaaataaatatctggAATTTATATCCTTGTCCATTTCCACAGCTTCCAAAGATTTGGCACAGACATCTTACTTTATGGCATCCAATAGGTATGTGTGAGCTAGTAGCAAGAATAGCGTTGACCTTAATCCTACACTGTTGGCTTCTTTTAGTTTACACCTTACAACCATGTGCCTGCAGTACAAACCGACGGTCGTGGCCTGCTTTTGCATTCATCTCGCCTGCAAATGGTCCCGTTGGGAGGTGCGTAACGAGATGTGTGTTGTAGGGAACTTAAACTAATTTTAGGCAAATTTGCCCCATCTCAACTCAACACAGATTCCGCAGTCGAACGAAGGCCGGCATTGGTTTCACTACGTGGACAAGACGGTAACGCTCGACCTGTTAAAGCAGCTGACGGACGAGTTTCTGCACATTTTCGATCGTTGTCCGACACGgttaaaaagcaaaatgaaatcgATACGGGCCGACTCGGGAGCGGTAAGTTTGGTCTGCCTTTAGACAAAAGCGAAATAGTTCCATTACTATAGCTTTACCCCCACTGCACTGTAGGAGGAATCTGGACGAAGAACAGgtggtagcagtagcagtagcactACCAGCCTAATGGCTGCACCATCCACATCGTCGGTACAGCGCGGTCTTGATGAAGGTAGTACTGCCACATCGTCCACCTCTAGTCATCATCGTCCTAAGCAGGGTTCCAGCTGTAAGTATCTCTCGCAATGGACTCTTAGTCCTTAGTCCAGTCCAACGGATCGTTTATTAATCGCTTCTTTTCTTAACTCATTACTTACTTTAGCCGATATAATGAAACCACACGGAATGTCGTCTTCCGGGAGCCATCAAAAGATTCCTTCCTCATCGTCGTCTGGATCTCGATTACGTTCCGAACGGCCGCCTGTCAGTATCGCGTCCTCCGGTAGTCTGGCAGGACAACCGCAACAACAATCGCAACCACCGCCACAACATTATGGAAGTggaagcagcagtagcaatagTAGTAATAAAAGCGCACCATCGACTTCATCGCACCGAGGCAGCATGCCGATAAATGCTTCAGGCAGTGCGGTGTCGTCCCAGCGATCATCGTCGAGCTCAGCGGCAGGATATCAGCAGGGACACGATGGAAGCAAATCCCGCCAGCAACCGTCCTCCGTGGCTGGTATGATGCAGGCAAGCGGAGCGCCAActggtgctgttgttggtaGTGGTACCACGTCTTCTGGCTCTTCATCATCCATGCATTCCGGTTACAATCAGATAAAGGCGGAACGGCACAGCAGCAGTGGACAGAAGCTTCCACCCAAAGCACCTTCGTCCGGTTCTGCGCCCAACTATAATGCGAAGCTTCAGCAGCAACCACCTTCGTCTCTGTTTACCCATCCGCCAAGCTACAACCAATCAATCAGTGGCCGTACATCGAATCTTCCCCTGGCGGATCAGCAATCGTCGTCTAGCAgcaatagtagtagtattCAGCCAAAAACGGAACCTTCTTCCTTCCGACTGCTGGACGAATCGATCGGTCGCCTAACTGATCCGATGCAGATGTGTACGCCACCGAAGCAAAGCAAACCGTCGTCCATCTTTAGTCCTGATTGGAAAGATTCGCAGAATGAATCGTTACAGTCGAATGCTTCACTGCCGTCGAGTAAGTCGCGATCGAGTAGTGCTCACTACGGTAATGTGCCGGGAGCAGGAACATCGTCCGAACGGATGCTAAAACCACTGAAAGGAAGTCCAAGCAgcaagaaacaacaacagatgCAACAGCCGCATCATGCATTATCGCGTTCCGATGTGCAAAAGAAAGAGCGCCGTTTGGATAGCTCTGccggacagcagcagcagcagcagcagcaaccggcCGTTTCCGGTAAGCATCCGATGATGGGACACGATAAAAAGACGCTGATGCCACCAAGTTCCTCTGGTGCGCTTGCGATGGTCGGTGGAAGCAATACTAGCATTAGCAATACTGGTAGCAATAACGGTAGCAATAGTCATACTAGCCACAATTTAAAACGGTCGTTGGACGGTACGGTTCTACCTCCGAGTGCGCTGCCTGGGAACGATGGTACAGCGCTAGGAAATTTGACCGGCAACGGTGCGCCCGGTTCGATGGCAGCCAATACTCATTCCAgtggcagtagtagtagcagcggcATGTCTTCGCAAGCGAAACGATCACATCCGAGCAACGAACAGATTCGGCAGGACGATGGGACTGATTTCCGAGAGCAGAAAATGCGCCGAACCGAACAATCCTCCAGCTCATCGTTTTTATCGGGCGGTTCACCATCGGACCAGTTGTTCAACTCATCCTTCGATTTGGCCAGCACGTTTGACAAGATGGACGATTCCTCATCGctgtttaatttcaacgatccTGGCTCGCTACTTTCGCAACCGCTGCTGAGCGACTCGAAGCCGTCCACGCTTGCGAAGAGTGGTGGCATCTTTAGCAACACAATCAACGGCATCGAAACGAACGCGGCGCTGGTGAGTAGCTTGCTGAAAGAAAGTCTGTTCAATGAGACGCCAAAGTTTGGATCACTGTACGGTGGTGCTGGATCATCGGGTGGTAACGAACCGGCAGCAGCCGCTGGTGCTACGATACGTTCTGATGTGGTGGATACAAAACCACTGATCGATACGAGTGTCGGAGCGATGGACACAAAACCACCTATTAGTTCGATGGAAGGTTTACACGGACTTCCACCGTCGTCTGTTGGCGGTCAGCAACAGTTGCCGGTTGTGAGTGGGGCAACTGATTCCACGGTTCCACCTTCCTATCCATGGGTAACGACAAATGCTGGTGCGACACTTCCGAGTGATGCTGCCGCGAATGTTGCAACTGCGTCACaacccgctgctgctgctgctgctgctgtcatcGATTCTACGCCGAGCCAACCGCCACTGGCGGCGGCTACAGCAGCCTCAACCGCTTCCGATCCCGACACAGATCAGGGTGCCGGTGGGCATAGGTCGAaatcggaaaagaaaaagaaaaaggagaagcACAAGCACAAGGAAAAGGACAAGACGAAGGATCGCGATcgggaagagaagaaaaagcacaaaaaagacAAAGACAAGCACCGGGATCGGGAACATCGGGAGAAAGGAGATCAccatgctggtggtggtggcgttggtgcGTCggatgttggtggtgttggccATACGCATGGTGGATCGCATTTGGCACAagatccaccaccacctccgggACCGATAAAGATCAAACTAAACCGTGCGATCATTCCACCGGTAGCGGTGGACGGATCGGGTGCGGGAAGTTCCAGTGGTTCAGCAAACGATGGGTTGAAGATAAAAATTCCCAAGGATAGATTGTCCGGTTCGTCGTCGTTGCCCGGTGGACCGGCGTCAGGAGCATCAGCGTCAGGAGTTGGAGGTTCGCACGGTGGTTCGTCGCATGGTCCCAGCGGTGTTGGGGGAGGATCAGCgtcattgaaattaaaaatttccaagGATAAAATAGAGCACTACAATATAAGCGCTCCAAGCGATGCAATTGGACAGCAGCCTCCACATCATACTGCCATTGGAGGTCCTGCTGGACtaggtgcagcagcagcagtagcaacagccGGTATTGGCATGGGTGGCATCAGCAATACCATCGggggaagcagcagcagcagcagtagtagcagtaagAAAAAGGACAAGGATCGTGATAAGGATCGTGAGAAAAGTAAGTCCAAATCATCTAGCTCATCTTCGGAACACGGAAATCGTCAAAATGGTGGCGGATCAGTGGCTCCCGGAAATAATAGTAGCAAATCATCTAGCAAGGTAAGCGGTAAAGCATTACTTTGTGCATGCGGCCTAAAAACCTAATTTATCCGCTGTTTTCCAGCATTTATCCACTTTACCACAGCAGCAATCGCagccccagcagcagcaatacgGTATATACAGTGCGAATCAATCCATGACGGCAGCTAGCGCCCCTATGGCAGCCGCCGGAATGGTACCGGCTATGCACGGTTATCATCAGGCCGGATTTGACTACcttcatcagcaacagcagcaacaatcagTCGCTGCtctacagcaacagcagcagcaacaacagcaacaattttACTCCCAATATGGTCAGTTcgggcaacagcagcagcaacagtttcAGCAACAAATGGCCGCCTCCGGTGCCAGCTCGATGCTGATGAACGCATCCGGGGCTGGCGTTGGAGCAGGGATGATGGGGGGTGGTAAGCTTCCTGGACAACCGGGCGCGACGGTGGCGAGTATGCAATCGTCCTCGCTTCCACCGTACTATTACGGCGGTGGTTCCGGTGCGAGCACGGCCAACAATCAGGGCGCTGGTAAAAAATAAGAGCacttctttttaattttactagtactgctgtgtttgtgtgtcaatTGTCCGCCCGCCCCGCGTTGACACATCCattttggaaggttttttatttcgtatcgTGCCCTTATTTGGTCCAGTTCtgttagatttgttttttctatgtACATATTTTGGATCGATTTATATTACTTTCAACATTATTGTTTTTCGTAAGTATCGTGACGCGACGCACCATGTGTGATGGGCACGCgtacaacaaagaaaaaagggcgCAAACCTGTCCTTTTACAGTCAGGATTGACCAGGAAGTGCCGAGAATCGGAAGGTGTTGAGTGTAAAGATTCCCATTTTTAAGATGCCtattttacatttgatttgattacAAATATACATAAAGCAGAAACGTTGCTACCAacaaggagaaaaacaaaagaaaaagtgcTGTTAAATGTTTACCAATGTGTCGTTGTTTTGCAGCTagcattgtttttctttttttttttacatattttttaactaCAGTTAATGTTATCGGCAAACAAATGTAAATGCAAATGCTGAAAAGCGTTCAGCCACGGGGCGAGAGataaattgttgtttgttgctgacagttgaacaaaaaaaaaaaaaaaaacaaaacaaaactctagGCTCTGCTTAGTGGTCTAGCCGTAGTCGTGGATTTAACAGAATCGAAGTATCCGATAGGACTATCATCCAATCTGTTTACGAAGAAAATTTTACAGAgccaggcagcagcagctttttCTCCGAGCAGTCCAGTTGCGTTGTCTGCTGCCCATTTCGACGGAACTTTTTGTGGGTTTACGTTCTTACCAGGGAGGGTTTGCATAAACAAAGGTAACAGATTTGCACTTTAGGTTTATGACTTGTAAATGGTTAGACTGATGTCAACCGTGCGGAAGCGATAGTGACGATTTAATTTAAGTTAGtagaaacaaataacaaattgaagaaaagaaaaaaacaaaatctcttATGATTGTCaacaatgtgtttttattcacAATCGGTAAACTTCTTAGAAGTGTGTCATTTCggagaatttttttctgttgttaaATTATTGCATTAACTCTTTgcgcttcttctgctgcttcgGCTCAAAATTGAGTGCTATGAAATTACTATTAACAGTACACAAGTAACAATAagggaagagagaaaaagaaatacaaatatGAAGAAACTCTTTAAACAGGAAATACACTGAGGGCATGGTTGTGTTAGTCTCACAGACGAAAGATATAATGACTGAGACGTGTAAAATGAGCTAAACATCCCTATATTCAGGTTAGGCTTCAAAATTTAATCACGAGTCAGACTCGTCCGATGCAGTAGTACGGCGAATGGTTAATGATATTATCAATccaaaattaaactaaacaaaagcaaacaaaaaaagtttaaaaattgtgtaaaattcaagacaaaaaagcaaaaaaaaaatctattataGCAAAGAAACGGTTCCATAGAGCGAAAGTTATtcaaaagttaaacaaaattgataagTATAGAAAACGGTACAAGCAAAGTATATCAATTCGGAGATGCTGTGCACGGGCGAGAagcattattaaaaaaaaggtgaaggaTATTGAGCTTGCTGGAATGTTGCTGCTATCTGTTGTACCCCCAAAGCATGGCGTTGCTGAGGATGATCACACGGTACGTGGGAAATAAAGGGTGAGATGGAGCGGGACGATGAAATGTTTGTGCATATTACACCATTTACCCCCTCCTTCTAAAACCTCTTGGATGCTTAACCTTCTTGTTCAGAAAACATTACGCTCTATAAAAGGCTAATAATCCATTACACAATCTATTCGCATTACCAATAATATCACGTGGAAGAAAGGACAGGCAGAAGCGAATTAACTGAATGCTTACTAAACGAAAAAGCCCTTTGAAAAATGAGGCTGGCGGACGGTGGGAAAGCAATAGAAATAATCCTATC encodes the following:
- the LOC126561108 gene encoding KAT8 regulatory NSL complex subunit 2, translated to MGPTYQQAGRTAHRAGPSSSSSQGFDQAQALRTQIQLEIEQKAKVCANTQYECTLPRVDSYVYCFRHILQDPNAPYKQCEYEFPNGRRCLEPSPMYDVKKDYGSNYCFEHSRQTQLKKTKSTIGKLVPVETTETLLHGLAHHVKVDKVKQHYMGSSTPLKITVHEDDDDTDVDVVTPSVDPFVDVDVTAINDTGRTVLDYASDSSDDDELMLHPTYGSSWKAHEMDNSDNESVDSQGDDPLKHAGIYTAEEVTRITKEKLYRLQTLYIEQIHRLQHVLRERRRTYLKDVRAERDVHCSIFDQVKQTPRERLLYQKLKGLNRYHRKHGVEAILQRKYLEKRAKATEGLQQKPPSLPKCSYTEGGVKCGERTLPCCKHCRKHILEDKKQVLFRACGIEKSGVVCQEPLAGLFENVTCPLHMELPAQRSFNKRKYESESEGECETSAMEVTNTAVVGGGGVEKASSSSVETLEDKKGVNMDANASSSEVDIKTPVKTENKRKIIKTEPVTPVARVRNTRSSRAAMAKLEDQETESSKPAGNQDMKQEPTVTVIEHVSATATITASQMNDPSFDLEDNVLPVNVIIRNNPKPTEAAVETAKTDDTDKGDGEKVSEEKPDEKAQETSVLPAENVAKEDSKKEESKIEEEEEEAGTIVSNEESQQSEANTVDEEVIVETAAPVEVPESGSQQEKVGDQEEPTQTPKGTTTTPTTRQRKLKDTPDRKEM
- the LOC126561353 gene encoding cyclin-T — translated: MASGGSGSGTTSKNDDSKWYFTAEQLASSPSRKCGMDADQELMYRQRAANLIQDMGQRLQVSQLCINTAIVYMHRFYAFHSFTQFHRNSIAAAALFLAAKVEEQPRKLEHIIKVVHICLGLDAPDPMRENYAEQAQDLVFNENVLLQTLGFDVAIDHPHTHVVKTCHLVKASKDLAQTSYFMASNSLHLTTMCLQYKPTVVACFCIHLACKWSRWEIPQSNEGRHWFHYVDKTVTLDLLKQLTDEFLHIFDRCPTRLKSKMKSIRADSGAEESGRRTGGSSSSSTTSLMAAPSTSSVQRGLDEGSTATSSTSSHHRPKQGSSSDIMKPHGMSSSGSHQKIPSSSSSGSRLRSERPPVSIASSGSLAGQPQQQSQPPPQHYGSGSSSSNSSNKSAPSTSSHRGSMPINASGSAVSSQRSSSSSAAGYQQGHDGSKSRQQPSSVAGMMQASGAPTGAVVGSGTTSSGSSSSMHSGYNQIKAERHSSSGQKLPPKAPSSGSAPNYNAKLQQQPPSSLFTHPPSYNQSISGRTSNLPLADQQSSSSSNSSSIQPKTEPSSFRLLDESIGRLTDPMQMCTPPKQSKPSSIFSPDWKDSQNESLQSNASLPSSKSRSSSAHYGNVPGAGTSSERMLKPLKGSPSSKKQQQMQQPHHALSRSDVQKKERRLDSSAGQQQQQQQQPAVSGKHPMMGHDKKTLMPPSSSGALAMVGGSNTSISNTGSNNGSNSHTSHNLKRSLDGTVLPPSALPGNDGTALGNLTGNGAPGSMAANTHSSGSSSSSGMSSQAKRSHPSNEQIRQDDGTDFREQKMRRTEQSSSSSFLSGGSPSDQLFNSSFDLASTFDKMDDSSSLFNFNDPGSLLSQPLLSDSKPSTLAKSGGIFSNTINGIETNAALVSSLLKESLFNETPKFGSLYGGAGSSGGNEPAAAAGATIRSDVVDTKPLIDTSVGAMDTKPPISSMEGLHGLPPSSVGGQQQLPVVSGATDSTVPPSYPWVTTNAGATLPSDAAANVATASQPAAAAAAAVIDSTPSQPPLAAATAASTASDPDTDQGAGGHRSKSEKKKKKEKHKHKEKDKTKDRDREEKKKHKKDKDKHRDREHREKGDHHAGGGGVGASDVGGVGHTHGGSHLAQDPPPPPGPIKIKLNRAIIPPVAVDGSGAGSSSGSANDGLKIKIPKDRLSGSSSLPGGPASGASASGVGGSHGGSSHGPSGVGGGSASLKLKISKDKIEHYNISAPSDAIGQQPPHHTAIGGPAGLGAAAAVATAGIGMGGISNTIGGSSSSSSSSSKKKDKDRDKDREKSKSKSSSSSSEHGNRQNGGGSVAPGNNSSKSSSKHLSTLPQQQSQPQQQQYGIYSANQSMTAASAPMAAAGMVPAMHGYHQAGFDYLHQQQQQQSVAALQQQQQQQQQQFYSQYGQFGQQQQQQFQQQMAASGASSMLMNASGAGVGAGMMGGGKLPGQPGATVASMQSSSLPPYYYGGGSGASTANNQGAGKK